Genomic window (Myxocyprinus asiaticus isolate MX2 ecotype Aquarium Trade chromosome 26, UBuf_Myxa_2, whole genome shotgun sequence):
AACCCTTCTCCTTTCGCAGACGGGCTTGGGACCGGCCATGGCAAAGTTACCGGCCATGGAGGAGTTCTAGTCATTAGCAGGTGATATTAGGGGTTGGGTGTTCTTGTTTTAGAGAGCACAAAAATTGGCCAAAATGTGAACAAGATGAACAATGTGGACAAGATAATGTTCCtcggaagagaaagactgtacattttaaatgtgtatgtctcACAAATTAATTTAACCTCTTAAACACTGCGGACCATGGGGCTAGAAGTGTGTGATAACACTTAAATTGTAAAAGTCTCTGGATACATAAGTATGGTTATGGTATGGTATGTGGTACCAttagaaagcttagaatctgacctTTTTCACAGAATACCATCACTTTTGCCTTTATGTtagataaaataacaaaattaagccTGAAAACCTCTGCCTTGCAAATGAGCGCCACCTAAAGGTGATCTAGAAATATGCATGTGAATATTAAAgtttttcacatagcacttaaatagaatAGTAATAAATCAAATGAAAGCTTTTGTTCTCAGGAATTTGACAGTGCAGACTGTCCTAATACCATAATTCAAATGATTATCAATATTGTTTTTACTTCGAAACGAGCCATTTGTTAATTATTTGTGAGCTAGCTTgggtaaataataaaatgtaatcttagacgTCCAGAAAAAAATTTGCTGTCCAGCAGAAGAAGCATGATAAACAATTCATCTGCAAAATATGTTATCAAATATTGATGATGAAATGAGAATCTCAGCCTTCCAATGACaactagattgagcttctagtccattcagaggccgagatattctatGAAACAATGGGGAACATGCATGCAATCCAAAATGGACTGGATGTCTGTGGTGTGAGTGCTCAGCTGCGTTAgggcgccacctacatttcagatctgtagatTGTTATGGAAGGTGAttgaggaaaaattatttttcttagtACTTGCTGACGTCTAATGGAATGTCCATTTAGAAGacacatttgcgaccaagctttaacttcctggctgatgtcatgatgttgcttcagtatccacataattttccttcctcatgatgccatctattttatgaagtgcaccagtccctcctgcagcaaagcacccccacaacatgatgctgccacccccatgcttcacggttgggatggtgttcttcggcttgcaagcctcaccctttttcctccaaacataacaatggtcattatggccaaacagtaaaaaattttgtttcatcagaccagaggacatttctccaaaaagtaagatctttgtccccatatgcacttgcaaactgtagtctggctttgttatggcagttttggagcagtggcttcttccttgctgaacattctttcaggttatgtcgatataggactcgttttactgtggatgtagatacttgtctacctgtttcctcctgcatcttcacaaggtcttttgctgttgttctgggattaatttgcacttttcgcacaaactatgttcatctctaggagacagaatgcgtctccttcctgagcggtatgatggctgcgtggtcccatggtgtttatacttgcatactattgtttgcacagatgaacgtggtaccttcaggcgtatgaaaattgctcccaagaatgaaccagacttgtggaggtccacagtttttttctgaggtcttggctggctttgattttcccatgatgtcaagcaaagaggcactaagtttgaaggtaggccttaaaatacatccacaggtacacctccaattgactctaaATAGCCAATtagtctatcagaagctaattggctaattgcctaaaggcttgacataattttctggaattttccaagcttcttaaaggcacTGTTAACttagtgtaagtaaacttctgacccactgaaattgtgatatagtcaattaaaagtgaaacaatctgtctgtaaacaaatgttgaaAAACGTattgtgtcatacacaaagtagatgtcctaaacgacttgccaaaactatagtttactaatatgaaatctgtggagtggttaaaaaatgagcttTAATGGCTtcaattgtgtgtttgtgtgtataatatatatattattataatatatatatatatatatatatataatatactgtattcagaatacaattaaattttgttagaatacttctctcataatgaccacaaaataaggcataaagaaaaaaattattgtcagTCAAGTGAGAAACTTGATTGTTTTTCTGAACAGCGCAGATGCAAGCTGCAAACGCGTCTTCTTTGTTAAAATCAAAGAATCGCAGGTTGTgtttttgggatactttaaaaatggaccGCGTCACGAAGAGGTCTGATGGTAGGCACTAAAGAATAGAAATGCAGTGTCTTATTCATGTATAATGACTCCCGGATTTCATATCTGGCAACCGCACTGGTACATCTTAACAGTCAGTGCGCTGTCAGCTGTGCAGCTGTAGCTTATCAATACAGTCAGCAATGTTATTTCCACAAATATAATATTCGCAcgcatgatacattgtttccctcgattgttgctgtgtaaatacatttatgcagctGCTGCAGATGTGACTTCTGTAAGTAAAGACAGACGGCTCACAATAAGCATTTGGTGAGTCACGTCCACATCAGAAACTTGCAAAACTGTTGAGAAATAGCAGTTATTTACGACAATAATAGGCTACTATGaattggtaaaaaataaatataaagtagGCCTACTGCAAAGACTGAAAGTGGGAAACAGACTTGAAGTAGATCAgagtactcaaaccagcccatctggcaccaacaatcatgccacggtctaaatcactgagaacaaattttttccccactctgatggttaatgtgaacattaattgaagctcctgacccgtatctgcatgattttatgcactgcactgctgccaatcgattggctgattagattatcgcatAGATGATTATTGCTGCCagaatgggctggtttgaatatttctgtaactgctgatctcctgggattttcatacacaacagtctctagaattcactcagaatggtgccaaaatcaaaaaacatccagtaagcggcagttctgtggatggaaacaccgtTTTGTTCAGAGAGAtctacagagaatggccagactggttcgaactgacaaagtctatggtaacttagataaccgctctgtataattgtgatgagaagaatatcatctccaAATGCTATTCTGATCGACCCCCTATatatgacctctgacctctgtaCCACGTTCATTCATTTTTATCACTGGCATCAGTGTTTTTATATGTTAATTATTCTGGTACACCAGTGCAGTTTATTCTAGTCAAGAACCGCCAACTTATACAGGAACGGTTTTGGAACAGGCAAATCTGAAATTGGACCATCAAAAGCCCAAAAGACATTTCTTTGACACATTTGATTCCTAAATCAAGAATCTCTCTGAATCAAAATAAGACTCACAAAGCTCAAAACTATAAATTCTACCTgatttcttttttgtaattaacattttttattgattcaaagagaaagcacaacagagaaaaacacaacatatacacactgaatcaacattgaacttttaacactcattaacatccctccccaaacaccaaccccaccctaccccaaagaacacccctgtggtcacataaaataatacacacaaacaataaaaaaaaataaaataaaataaaaaaatatatatatataataaatatatataattaaactaaacatctccctcctcatcccttcccctagagtcctccaaaactgccaaatacctaccccacttcctgaaaaataagtcctcccgcCCCAGCCTTCTATCTAACATCTTCTCATAAGCCACCACCCTAcacatctccgcacaccactccggaaatggtggcgctccgtctgacttccatccccttaaaataatttgtctactgATCATCAcaccagtcagaacccaatttttttatatatttgtcgcccgaatttataacttccccatcgcccaaaatgcaaagtctggggcaaagtaaaatttgagtgcccagaatgtcatgcaaataattctcaatctttaaccaaaaatcttggatcttaacacatccccaaaaaacatgggctatgtctccaacttctgattggcattgccagcatgtgggtgtgtctttaagaccaagcctatataatctagagggggtccaataaaatctttgtaaaatcttaaattgcataaggcgaacccttgcatctctagatgcagacttgacatttttcagaatcttagtccacactccatcctccaataccaaattcaaatctttctctcataatttcttaatagaagttaaagctccatccctcagactctgaattaacagggagtagtacactgatgcctcatgaccttttccaaaagccacaatcaactctcccaaagcatctgcctcctcaggggggtgtgtgctactcccagaaatagtacaaagcaggtggcgcagttgtaaatacctataaaactgatgTCTGTGGataccaaaatgttggaccaagttttcaaacgatctcaacactccactttcatataggtcaccaagtgtagcaacccccctcacaatccactctgacttaccaatacatagtcttgggttctgccatatgctcgaggcaacatttaaataagtgtccaatttaaacaatctggacactttagtccataccgagtgtaaatgcgaaataacgggatgtaacaacttttccaattagtttgatagagatgctttgtaatggcgaaataggggcaagaactgcctgttcaataacaaaccagggagttgctctctcaggtggaagtgaccaatgagccaaatgtctgagattgaacgcatagtaataaaactaaatcttgggtaggcctagccctcctttgtcaatcggcctatgtaacttattaaaatgcaatctgggacgtttaccattccaaatgaaggacttcgctatgctatcgaattgcttgaaataagagagggggacatctacaggtaggaactgtagcaggtagttacattttggaatacaattcattttaataacattaacctttccaatcatcgataaatgtaatgaagcccacctgcccacatcgctcaaatctttttattaaagggtcaaaattgacactaactagatcagacaaatttgctgggaataaaatccccaaatacttaatgctctgtttgggccattggaaggcacccggctggaaagctgttactggacagtacgctgtcaaagccaaagcttcggatttagaccaactaactttgtatcctgagaacttggaaaggaattaataattctgtggaggcaaggcatagatctagtaggttcagagacaaataataaaatatcatctgcgtaaagcagaagcttatgcgccacacctcctgcaatcacccctggaaaatcatcctcctttcttatcgcagctgctaatggttccagggcaagacagaacaataaaggggaaagagggcagccctgccgagttcccctatccagagtaaaataatctgaaattaatcaatctgtttgtaccgctgctacagggtgtttataaagtaacttaatccaaccaataaatgtactcccaaacccatacatttccaaaatcttaaagataatcccattctaccatatcaaacgccttttcggcgtcatgtgagatggcagcgaccgcagactgatcattcgctactgaccacatgatattgatgagacgcctgatgttatctgaagagctacggccccgaataaaccccacccgatctatatgtataagagatgtcataactttacttaatcggttagccaaaatttttgacaatatttttacatctagttggatcagggagattggacggtaacttttacactcgggATCTTTGTCCTTTGTAACTTTTACACaaaggatctttgtcctttttaagaatcagactgatccgggctttaatgattcagtataaacttctaacaaaagtggagccagttctgtagcataggatctataaaattctgcagcaaaaccatctggccccggagccttgccagtaggtagggacttaattatctcgtcaagctcctccaaggttatctcaatcCTACCTGATTTCtaatctttttctctctctcttctcagatGGTTTCATGGTAAGATCACGCGTGAACAGGCAGAGCGTTTGCTTTATCCTCCTGAGACGGGACTGTTCTTGGTGCGTGAGAGCACAAACTACCCCGGCGACTACACGCTGTGTGTTAGCTGCGACGGGAAGGTGGAACATTATCGAATAATTTACCACAGTGGAAAACTATCCATCGATGAGGAGGAGTACTTTGATAATCTCATGCAGCTggttgaggtgtgtgtgtgtatgtttgtgtctgtgttgctatgtgtgtgtgtgtgtgtgtgtggcgtgcCGTTTTTAGGTCACACACTTTATGTTTGAATGTATAACACAATTCCTCACATTCTCGAGTTTCTCATTCTTTTCCTTGTGTTTTACTCAACGGCATGTCACTACAAGCTGCTGACGAATCAGTGTCACACACGTCACttcatgagtgagtgtgtgtgtgtgtgtgtattctgacTCATAAATGTGATTTTTGGGAGTGTTAATAAATGTACTGCCCCCTAGAGGCATGTGTGTTATAAGAGTCTAGGTTAagtggatagatagacagacagacagacaatcagTCAAGTAGACCTTCAgataacattttcaaaaagagACGGATGTAAAATAAAGCCATGATATGGCAGGCcttgtgtatgtttgtttacattaaaatttttagacatttggagtttgaattaatgaGCATTCCATTGGCCCGTTTGAACATTCAGTCAATGTAAGTCAATAGGATTTTTCGGATTTTCTGCTGTGAGAAAACCGTTACCCCTGTCAGTTGGAAAAGAAATAGAAACAGGAGTCAGAACAATTTTAAGGTCCGTGCTGAATGTGGTTGATGTAGCTAGGGACTTTGGAATAACCCTAAACAAAGTCTAGAATAACAGTggccatgtacacactgcagctaaattagactgtcagttcaccttttagtacttaatcctgttctgtacgcACACAGTTCAGTAAAATTCGGGAGTGACAACAGCATTCTACAACCGAACTTACTAATTTAggtagtgacaaccgcatttCCAGAAAATCCACGCAGTGAATACGAAACCGAACTGAACTAGTTGTTAATGACATGATCAATAGTTTGTGTGAGATGTGCCTGTCTTCTCCTGGTGTAAATCAAGTAAAAAGAGGCATGTGTCTTTATTCATTCATATACTTCCAGTCACTCTCTCCACTGTTTTTTATCTCATCAGCCCTGCGGTCTCGGGGTAACCCGTACATTACAGTCCAGAGAGAGTGCGCTGTTTAACAACAGCCGCTTAGATACGCAAAAACAAAACTCTGCAATTCTGTTGACAGCAGCTTACTAAACATTGTCGGATGATAATACATCTCTGGTGGATAATCATCTTTCTTTGCTTAAAAATAGTGAGCACAAAATGGATTAAGCTGGTGGCATTCATGTTCCTTGTTCACAGGCGCAAGATGCTTGTCAATCATCGCAATTGCAGGAGTCAGTCCTGTATTCCGCACACACACATGGAATGaaaatttaggggattcactcccacatttaaatgtggttgtcacttcCGAAACTTTGTAGTGTGCACGTGgccagtatgttggctttgtctgTTTTCAGaaaggtttcccgaacactccccatTCATTTTGATCATtcgaacagatagtcccgccccaaaatcacaccattggttgagcagaagttgacatgttgagccactcaaacaaacagagcaatgtgtttacacttttttttagaagtcaacctttaaattgtttatttatagttgactctgcacattaaactaagATAcaagcaaggtttttttttttgtttttttcctctccccttttctccccaatttggaatgcccaaatcccaatgcgctctaagtcctcatggtggcatagtgattcacctcaatctgggtggcggaggacaaatctcagttgcctccgtgtctgagaccgccaatcttatcacgtggtttgttgagcacgttacctcctcgtggtagctataatgtggttctcactctcggtggggcacgagAGTATGCGTGGATGTTGtggagatgcgcggattgacggtctcagacgcggaggcaactgagattcgtcctcagccacccggattgaggcgagtcactatgccaccacaaggatttagagcgcattgggaattgggcattccaaattggggagaaaaaaaaaaaaaaaacttgcttgtatctcagtttaatgtgcagagtcaactataagtaggggtggtagtcagcgtctttactctctgagctacccaagccccctacAAGCAAgtttttaacataaaacaaattacacattttcgctgtaacaaccccccccccccccacacacacacacacacacacacacaattattggGTGATAATATgagtgttttatcatttaaaatgattCAGACAATGATGTCATGAAGagaaatctctctctttctctctctctctctctctctctctctctctctctctctctctctctctctctcttttgaacTCTGCCCCAAGTTCTCCCAACATACTTCCCATGTACCATGGGCTGTTGTCCTTCACTtctcctgtctgtctttctctctcttgtgtTCTGCTCTCTGACAACTGTGTTCAAAGATGCAAAGATGCACAGTGTATATTAACTTGTACGTGTGTGTTTTCAGCACTACACCAAAGATGCTGATGGTCTGTGTACACGACTAATCAAACCCAACCTGATGGAGGGGACAGTGGCGGCGCAGGACGAGTTCTCCAGGAGTGAGTGTTATCTCTGTGTTTATATAAAATCTATTTACATTTACATCAAGAGCAAACTTCATCTTGCCTTCCCTCTACAGAGGCTTTAGGGAATCTGAATGTTTTAACAATCagtacatttatatgcactttaaaaAACTTAATTGCAGTCAGACAAAAACAATCATTTGTctgtttaaagctacactatttaacttttggccctctagtggtttaactagaactgcaagttacttgtggaGGAACATTGTTATGATAACTACATCAGTCGGGCTTTGGCTCTACTCTTCTGtgcggatgaatctgatggtttgaggagtgcCGGTGAAAACATGGTAACAGATGATCAGCTTATTAGAGCGAATgtcacaaacaacaacaaaactcccCCCATGATTCCTCAGAAAAAAAAGATTTCCTTCcctcaaaaaaattaaataaataacgaaaggaagaaaaagacggcTATCCAAAAAATGtgtcttatgagcaggtaagtagcacatcttccgctgttgttttgactcattgaaaacaattgtttcaaaataaatagcGTTACAAAAGttgacattagacataatgattgctagacATATCAGATAAAGTCGAacggtggaaactattataacttagctagcaggcaaatagaccaaggtagtatCTGGTAGATTGGCGTTGTTACCAgcatagttcttttttttttttccattgtccttctGTACTGCAGTACCACAGACCATAATAAAATGCTGCATTTGAGTGGCTGACACTATCTAACGAACTACCACGCTAAGAGACGGCCCAATAAAACGGTCCAGACCTTCTCTTAATTTTATCcttccaataaaatatcttacctgttgatcGAGGAAAATCTCCATCTCTGGGTTGGTTTTAAATTCTTTCtcggagttgtcaccacctctcaaaaagccaagccgatgttgtttcgtgttttattacGGGCTGTATCGCTTTCCCTTTTTCATgaatgaaattttgttcatttctaacaaaaaaatctacgtagtgtagctttaaattgtCAGACTAATAGACCAAGTCaatgcgattgtagctcggcttcatcTATCATGTAATCATGTTCATTGGACCACAATTGGCCACTAATTGCTCTGCATTTCCAAGGCATATAGATTTTACATTCCTTCAGACAGTTTGGTTTGTGCAATTATATCTAAAGATGGAAACAGATGCTTATTTATTTGCTGTGTCTGAAAAAACATCAGTGGAGCTCTGACCTGCTAAGATCCTCCTTGACAGGAAATACTGGAAACATCCAGCCGTCTGGAGGCTTTTATCTTCATGTGAAAGTGTTTAAGGAGGTTTATGTTCTGCAGGTGGTTGGGCCCTTACTAGGAAAGACTTGAAACTTCTGCAGACCATTGGAAAAGGAGAATTCGGAGGTAtgtaaaggtcaaaggtcatgtgAATGTGACCCCCAAAAGTGCTTGGCATTAGCATTATGCCTTGAAATAAATAGGATTATTAAAACATTGTATTCTCaatacatgaatatatatatatatatatatatatataaaatataacatcatCTATTCAGAGTTGTGGTTTTAACTgctgtgtttatatttgtttatatttcagaTGTGATGGTTGGAGATTACCGCGGTACAAATGTGGCAGTGAAGTGTATCAAACATGACGCTACGGCTCAGGCATTTCTTGCTGAAGCTTCAGTCATGACGTGAGTTTCTGTCTCTCTctaaagcctaatttatacaataAAAGAAGCTGAACTTTTTTTCTCCTGAACAAATGAAAGCACCCTAGGAGAACATCGCCTGCGTTTACACTGTGTGGTGTCATTTTTAAATCAGTTAATGGAGGGTGACATCTCAGAAGTTTGTCAACTATCAGGTGGACAACAAATCACTTGTAAGCTGTTTCTGTTGTAACAGAACTGTTACTGTTGTTTTAACAGTTGCTTTGAGAGATGTGCTTCaatgttattcattttaaaagttaaagggaaaattcacccaaaatgaaaacactctcatcatttactcaccctcatgccatcccagatgtgtgtgacctttagaagaatattttagctctgtaggtccatacaatgcaagtgaatagtgaccaaaatttgaagctccaaaaagcccataaaggcaacataaaagtactccatataactccagtggtttaatccaggtcttctgaagcaacAAGATACAGACTATATATCCCCACTTCACATTCAGAATGtagaaatttatagtaaaaaagggacttaaatattaatctgtttctcacccacacctattatatcacttctgaagacatggattaaaccactggagtcttatggattacttttatgctgcctttgtgatttttggagatttgtttggtcaccattcacttgcattgtatggaccaacagagctgagatattcttctaaaaatctttgtgttctggtgaagaaagaaagtcatacacatctgggatgacatgagggtgagtaaatgatgagagaattttcatttttgggtcatctattcctttaagatggtaACATAGCTAGCTACAATCTCCTCATCTGGCACATGCAATTGTAAATAAAGAACATCACATCAAGTCTCTTTGACAAGCTGAGTTCTTCTTTGTGTAGAATTTCAAGGATGTgtgcgaacaggagaaatatcccCAAACGGAACACCTTCGCAGAACATAAGCGTTAATGaatttcatcatcatttttagGCAAACTAAAAGCCTGTTTGCCCAATATGTATAATGCAGCTTTAACTTCTCTGTTTTCTCTCAACTCTCATTGTCAAACACATCATTACATTATTTGACTGCAGTTCACAGGTATACAGTAATGTACACATGCTACTTAAACGCACATTTTTGAATTATTTCTACTTCAGTCACGCctacttgttttttttattacactttaAAAATCAAGTGAATACTTCTCTTATACATTACTTACCAAAAAGGATTGTGGTAGTATTGGATAGTATTGTGGTATTTTGATAAATACCATACCACTGAATAATCATTATATTCATGGTATTTAGAGGGTACTCCAGGATAGCTTGCAAATTGATCTTAACAACCTGTTTGCAAATCTGTTTGAAAGACTTGCTTTGAAATCGTTCTGAACAATTTGTTTGTATTCACAGTAAGTTTCACTCAGTTGAActactcactcattcactcactaaCAGAATCACTTGAAACGGTTACTGAGATAAATATCCAGCTACATGTCTTCTTTGTCACTCAACTTGTTTGATACCTCAGTACATGCAATGCCAGTTACTACTATTTGAaaacgttatatatatatatgtgtgtgtgtttgcagtcaGCTCCGACACCCTAACCTGGTACAGTTATTGGGGGTGATTGTGGAAGAAAGAGGCAGTTTGTTCATCGTCACAGAATATATGGCAAAGGTCAGTGTCAGTTCTCTCGGAGCGCTGGTGTGTTTACATTTCATCATGAGCTCATgaatttcatcatttcatcagGATTTTAACTTTTAACAAAGGTTATGGTCACTTTTGGTCTAATTAACAACTTGACActcatttctgtcataatttaagtATTTCATTTGTAACAGGGCAGTCTGGTGGATTACCTGCGCTCTCGGGGTCGAACTGTGCTCGGGGGAGAGTGTCTCCTCAAATTCTCGCTGTGAGTAAATGTCAAGTTAAATACATCAGCTCAATATGTCTGTCAGGATAGGTCTTTAGGACTAATATATGTCTCTCTGTTAGTGATGTATGTGAAGCCATGGAGTATTTGGAGGTCAACAACTTCGT
Coding sequences:
- the LOC127417205 gene encoding tyrosine-protein kinase CSK; the protein is MSALQATWPPGTECVAKYNFQGSTDQDLPFCKGDLLTIIGVTKDPNWYKAKNSVGREGTIPANYVQKREGVKSGGKLSLMPWFHGKITREQAERLLYPPETGLFLVRESTNYPGDYTLCVSCDGKVEHYRIIYHSGKLSIDEEEYFDNLMQLVEHYTKDADGLCTRLIKPNLMEGTVAAQDEFSRSGWALTRKDLKLLQTIGKGEFGDVMVGDYRGTNVAVKCIKHDATAQAFLAEASVMTQLRHPNLVQLLGVIVEERGSLFIVTEYMAKGSLVDYLRSRGRTVLGGECLLKFSLDVCEAMEYLEVNNFVHRDLAARNVLVSDDNIAKVSDFGLTKEASSTQDTAKLPVKWTSPEALREKRFSTKSDVWSYGVLLWEIYSFGRVPYPRIPLKEVVPRVEKGYKMDAPDGCPAAVYDLMKQCWTLDPAGRPSFHMLCEKLQHIRAKDLYL